A single Vulcanisaeta distributa DSM 14429 DNA region contains:
- a CDS encoding signal recognition particle subunit SRP19/SEC65 family protein, with amino-acid sequence MDRRDYWIIWTVYFDSSKSRGFGRKVPSNVAIKSPTIDELVKAISNLGLEFEVYGDKKHPGNWFEGPYGYVAVKKESAIRRFGSINKRRLLMLIARELVRIRQSTAQARSS; translated from the coding sequence GTGGATAGGAGGGATTATTGGATTATTTGGACCGTTTATTTCGACTCAAGTAAGAGTAGGGGCTTTGGTAGGAAGGTCCCCAGCAATGTGGCTATTAAGTCACCGACAATTGACGAGTTAGTTAAGGCGATTAGTAACCTTGGCCTTGAGTTTGAGGTTTACGGTGATAAGAAACACCCGGGTAATTGGTTTGAGGGGCCTTATGGCTATGTTGCTGTGAAGAAGGAATCGGCTATTAGAAGGTTTGGCTCAATAAATAAGAGGAGACTACTCATGCTTATAGCTAGGGAATTAGTTAGGATTAGGCAATCAACGGCTCAAGCCAGGAGCTCTTAA
- a CDS encoding 30S ribosomal protein S8e, producing the protein MVKLLSFYQGRDTKKPSGGYRARPYKVKRKALGGGPPTNTTLSSNDVRRVIRVFGGNVKVKAVSVQYANLYIPKEGKAVKVKILRVLETPANRELAKRDIIVKGAIIETERGRAVVTSRPGQDGVVNAVLLEK; encoded by the coding sequence GTGGTTAAGTTACTGAGTTTTTACCAGGGCAGGGATACGAAGAAGCCGAGTGGCGGCTATAGGGCTAGGCCGTATAAGGTTAAGAGGAAGGCGCTTGGTGGTGGACCGCCAACCAACACCACGTTATCGAGTAATGATGTTAGAAGGGTGATTAGGGTTTTTGGCGGTAATGTTAAGGTTAAGGCTGTCAGTGTTCAATACGCTAACCTGTACATACCTAAGGAGGGTAAGGCCGTTAAGGTGAAGATTCTCAGGGTTCTTGAGACGCCAGCGAACAGGGAGTTGGCTAAGAGGGATATCATCGTTAAAGGTGCCATTATCGAGACCGAGAGGGGTAGGGCCGTGGTCACGTCGAGGCCTGGGCAGGACGGCGTAGTCAATGCGGTACTCCTGGAGAAGTAA
- a CDS encoding (Fe-S)-binding protein produces the protein MRNVAINEYRHEKASLDLIERLHSRVGIKQGGHGINGLRELLKGRLRENRNLVLSLSLCMGCGACLMVCPAYLTTRNIKNSPLGRIALARSLMRGPVNEDLINEAYTYFWQCLTCRRCAWTCPFGVDVADISRTIRSLLYEIGLAPNYVAGVINNLESTGNFLGLPEDVIKEIILNVANQIKLEKGVDIRVKINEPAYALLLPSACADYTVAINTLKGYILLLNELGIDFTLSTRAPDITNYGLFMDERHMRLIAERIIEEARRLGVKLVIAGECGHGWRVFKNYVVPRLREYGIEGTHIIYIAADAIRRGLIKLDPSLNGNLTYIYMDPCHYARGGDLTREPRLVMRHVVARYVELNDKPELAICCGGTSGMLAREMEGLSIKYAELWYSKVIDKGANCVVVPCAACKLQMDRVLPRLNKLYNRELTFTGLMDLVYKAMIPVKIGTGKGKIANSNDE, from the coding sequence ATGCGTAATGTCGCAATTAATGAGTATAGGCATGAGAAGGCCTCCCTAGACCTAATTGAAAGACTCCACAGTAGGGTCGGTATTAAGCAAGGTGGGCATGGCATTAATGGGCTTAGGGAATTATTGAAGGGGAGGTTACGTGAAAACAGGAACTTAGTTCTCTCGCTAAGTCTCTGTATGGGCTGCGGTGCATGCCTAATGGTATGCCCCGCATATCTAACGACGCGCAACATCAAGAATTCACCACTTGGTAGGATAGCTCTGGCAAGGTCATTAATGCGTGGTCCCGTTAATGAGGACTTAATAAACGAGGCATATACGTACTTTTGGCAATGCTTAACATGCAGGAGATGCGCCTGGACCTGCCCCTTCGGTGTCGACGTCGCCGACATCTCAAGGACCATTAGATCGCTACTCTACGAAATAGGTTTGGCGCCTAACTACGTAGCGGGAGTAATAAATAACCTGGAATCCACAGGGAACTTCCTCGGCCTGCCCGAGGACGTAATTAAGGAAATAATACTAAACGTGGCCAATCAAATCAAGCTTGAGAAGGGCGTTGACATTAGGGTTAAGATTAATGAACCCGCCTACGCCCTGTTGCTCCCATCGGCCTGCGCCGACTATACGGTGGCTATAAACACGCTTAAGGGCTACATACTACTGCTCAATGAGTTGGGTATAGACTTCACCCTAAGCACTAGGGCGCCTGACATAACGAATTATGGCTTATTCATGGATGAGAGGCACATGAGGCTCATAGCGGAGAGAATCATTGAGGAGGCGCGTAGGTTAGGCGTGAAGTTAGTGATAGCTGGTGAGTGTGGTCATGGCTGGAGGGTGTTCAAGAACTACGTGGTGCCAAGGCTTAGGGAGTACGGCATTGAGGGGACGCACATAATCTACATAGCCGCAGACGCCATAAGGAGGGGCTTAATCAAGCTTGATCCATCACTCAATGGCAACCTGACCTACATATACATGGACCCGTGCCACTACGCCAGGGGTGGGGACCTCACCAGGGAACCAAGACTCGTAATGAGGCATGTCGTGGCTCGTTACGTAGAGTTGAATGATAAGCCCGAGTTAGCGATATGCTGTGGGGGGACGAGTGGTATGTTGGCCAGGGAAATGGAGGGATTATCCATTAAATACGCAGAGCTTTGGTACTCAAAGGTAATTGATAAGGGCGCCAATTGTGTGGTGGTGCCATGCGCAGCCTGTAAATTGCAAATGGATAGGGTATTACCAAGACTGAATAAGTTATATAATCGTGAATTAACATTCACGGGACTAATGGACCTGGTGTACAAAGCTATGATACCAGTAAAGATAGGCACAGGCAAGGGTAAAATAGCTAATTCCAACGATGAGTAA